The following are encoded together in the Streptomyces sp. NBC_00358 genome:
- a CDS encoding vitamin K epoxide reductase family protein: MSKTTVKDAPTDQERPAAPRTVGGSRALALLLVITGAAGLLAAWVITIDKFKLLENPNFVPGCSLNPVVSCGNIMKSAQASAFGFPNPMMGLVAYGIVICVGVSLLARVTFPRWYWLTFNAGTLFGVAFCTWLQFQSLYRINSLCLWCSLAWVATITMFWYVTSFNVRNGFLPAPRWMKSFFGEFTWVLPTLHVGIIGMLILTRWWDFWTS; this comes from the coding sequence ATGAGCAAGACGACAGTCAAGGACGCCCCGACGGACCAGGAACGCCCCGCCGCTCCCCGGACGGTCGGCGGCAGCCGTGCCCTCGCACTGCTGCTGGTGATCACGGGTGCCGCCGGTCTGCTCGCCGCGTGGGTCATCACGATCGACAAGTTCAAACTGCTGGAGAACCCGAACTTCGTGCCCGGGTGCAGCCTGAACCCGGTGGTCTCCTGCGGCAACATCATGAAGAGCGCCCAGGCCTCGGCCTTCGGCTTCCCGAACCCGATGATGGGACTCGTCGCCTACGGCATCGTGATCTGCGTCGGCGTGAGCCTGCTCGCCCGGGTCACCTTCCCGCGCTGGTACTGGCTGACGTTCAACGCCGGCACCCTCTTCGGGGTCGCGTTCTGCACCTGGCTCCAGTTCCAGTCGCTGTACCGGATCAACTCGCTCTGCCTGTGGTGCAGCCTCGCCTGGGTCGCCACGATCACCATGTTCTGGTACGTGACCTCCTTCAACGTCCGCAACGGCTTCCTGCCCGCCCCGCGCTGGATGAAGAGCTTCTTCGGCGAGTTCACCTGGGTCCTGCCGACGCTGCACGTCGGCATCATCGGCATGCTGATCCTGACCCGCTGGTGGGACTTCTGGACCAGCTGA
- a CDS encoding DUF349 domain-containing protein, with product MSSDPWGRVDETGTVYVRTADGEQVVGSWQAGSPDEALAYFERKYEGLVVEIGLLEKRVKTTDLSAKDAQTAIDHIREQVDAHHAVGDLNALKVRLDKLVETVDARREERKVQRAKQSDEARHAKEALVVEAEELAQSDQWRSAGERLRALVDTWKGLPRLDRKSDDELWHRFSHARSAFSKRRKAHFASLDAQREEARKTKEKLVAEAESLSGSSDWGPTAARYRELMADWKAAGRAQREHEDDLWNRFRGAQDVFFAARGSVFAERDAEQTENLKLKEELAEEAEKLVPVQDLKASRAAFRSLNERWEAIGHVPRDARPKVEGRMHAVERALQESEETEWRRTNPEARARAEGLTGQLQAAVDKLQGQIEAARSAGNTAKADKLQKELDGRQSLLDQALKGLQEFGG from the coding sequence GTGAGCAGCGACCCGTGGGGCCGCGTCGACGAGACGGGGACCGTGTACGTGCGTACGGCCGACGGCGAGCAGGTCGTCGGTTCCTGGCAGGCCGGCTCCCCCGATGAGGCGCTGGCCTACTTCGAGCGCAAGTACGAGGGCCTGGTGGTCGAGATCGGCCTCCTCGAAAAGCGGGTGAAGACCACCGACCTGTCGGCGAAGGACGCCCAGACCGCCATCGATCACATCCGCGAGCAGGTGGACGCCCACCACGCCGTCGGCGATCTGAACGCGCTGAAGGTGCGGCTGGACAAGCTCGTGGAGACGGTCGACGCCCGCCGTGAGGAACGCAAGGTCCAGCGGGCCAAGCAGTCCGACGAGGCGCGGCACGCCAAGGAGGCGCTGGTCGTCGAGGCCGAGGAGCTGGCGCAGAGCGACCAGTGGCGGTCGGCCGGCGAACGGCTGCGCGCGCTGGTGGACACGTGGAAGGGGCTGCCGCGACTCGACCGCAAGTCGGACGACGAGCTGTGGCACCGCTTCTCGCATGCCCGCTCGGCGTTCTCCAAGCGGCGCAAGGCGCATTTCGCCTCGCTGGACGCGCAGCGCGAGGAGGCCCGCAAGACCAAGGAGAAGCTGGTCGCCGAGGCCGAGTCGCTGTCCGGCTCGTCCGACTGGGGACCGACGGCGGCCCGCTACCGCGAGCTGATGGCGGACTGGAAAGCCGCGGGCCGCGCCCAGCGCGAGCACGAGGACGACCTGTGGAACCGTTTCCGCGGTGCCCAGGACGTGTTCTTCGCGGCGCGCGGCTCGGTCTTCGCCGAGCGTGACGCCGAGCAGACGGAGAACCTGAAGCTCAAGGAGGAGCTGGCCGAGGAGGCCGAGAAGCTCGTCCCGGTGCAGGATCTGAAGGCGTCCCGTGCGGCCTTCCGTTCCCTCAACGAGCGCTGGGAGGCCATCGGCCACGTGCCGCGCGACGCCCGCCCGAAGGTCGAGGGCCGGATGCACGCGGTGGAGCGGGCCCTCCAGGAGTCGGAGGAGACCGAGTGGCGCCGGACGAACCCGGAGGCACGCGCGCGTGCCGAGGGTCTGACCGGTCAGCTGCAGGCCGCCGTCGACAAGCTCCAGGGCCAGATCGAGGCGGCGCGCTCCGCGGGCAACACCGCGAAGGCCGACAAGCTCCAGAAGGAGCTGGACGGCCGTCAGTCGCTGCTGGACCAGGCGTTGAAGGGCCTTCAGGAGTTCGGCGGCTGA
- a CDS encoding MBL fold metallo-hydrolase has protein sequence MLIAGFPAGAWGTNCYLVAPAAGEECVIIDPGHQAAQGVEDALKKHRLKPVAVILTHGHIDHVASVVPVCGAHDVPAWIHPEDRYMMSDPERALGRSIGMPLMGELTVGEPDDVRTLTDGTKLELAGLDLSVAHAPGHTKGSVTFRMPESADIPSVFFSGDLLFAGSIGRTDLPGGSMDEMLDSLGRVCLPLDDSTVVLSGHGAQTTIGQERATNPYLRQVAAGQGASPAPRRGM, from the coding sequence GTGCTCATTGCCGGGTTCCCCGCCGGGGCCTGGGGGACCAACTGTTACCTGGTCGCCCCCGCCGCGGGTGAGGAGTGCGTGATCATCGACCCGGGCCATCAGGCCGCCCAGGGAGTCGAGGACGCGCTCAAGAAGCATCGGCTCAAGCCCGTCGCGGTCATCCTCACCCATGGCCACATCGACCACGTCGCCTCGGTCGTCCCGGTGTGCGGGGCGCACGACGTGCCGGCCTGGATCCACCCCGAGGACCGGTACATGATGAGCGACCCCGAGCGGGCGCTCGGCCGGTCGATCGGCATGCCGCTGATGGGCGAGCTGACCGTGGGGGAGCCCGACGACGTGCGGACGCTCACCGACGGCACGAAGCTGGAACTGGCGGGCCTGGACCTGTCCGTCGCGCACGCGCCCGGCCATACGAAGGGGTCGGTGACGTTCCGGATGCCCGAGAGCGCGGACATCCCGTCCGTGTTCTTCTCCGGGGATCTGCTCTTCGCCGGCTCCATCGGACGCACCGACCTGCCCGGCGGCAGCATGGACGAGATGCTCGACTCGCTGGGCCGCGTGTGCCTGCCGCTCGACGACTCGACCGTGGTGCTGTCCGGCCACGGCGCCCAGACGACCATCGGCCAGGAACGCGCCACCAACCCGTATCTGCGGCAGGTGGCCGCCGGCCAGGGAGCCTCGCCTGCTCCCCGACGAGGAATGTGA
- the rpsD gene encoding 30S ribosomal protein S4: MANQSRPKVKKSRALGIALTPKAVKYFEARPYPPGEHGRGRKQNSDYKVRLLEKQRLRAQYDVSERQLVRAYERAAKTQGKTGEALVIELERRLDALVLRSGIARTIYQARQMVVHGHIEVNGQKVDKPSFRVRPDDVVMVRERSRSKTLFEVSRAGGFAPDGETPRYLQVNLPALAFRLDREPNRKEIPVICDEQLVVEYYAR; this comes from the coding sequence GTGGCGAATCAGTCCCGCCCCAAGGTCAAGAAGTCGCGTGCGCTCGGTATCGCGCTGACCCCGAAGGCCGTCAAGTACTTCGAGGCCCGCCCCTACCCGCCGGGCGAGCACGGCCGTGGCCGCAAGCAGAACTCGGACTACAAGGTCCGTCTGCTGGAGAAGCAGCGTCTGCGCGCGCAGTACGACGTGTCCGAGCGCCAGCTCGTCCGCGCCTACGAGCGTGCCGCCAAGACGCAGGGCAAGACCGGTGAGGCTCTGGTCATCGAGCTGGAGCGTCGTCTCGACGCGCTGGTCCTTCGTTCGGGCATCGCCCGCACGATCTACCAGGCCCGCCAGATGGTCGTTCACGGCCACATCGAGGTCAACGGCCAGAAGGTCGACAAGCCCTCGTTCCGCGTCCGTCCCGACGACGTCGTGATGGTCCGCGAGCGCAGCCGCAGCAAGACGCTGTTCGAGGTTTCCCGCGCCGGTGGCTTCGCCCCCGACGGTGAGACCCCGCGCTACCTCCAGGTGAACCTCCCGGCCCTGGCGTTCCGCCTGGACCGTGAGCCGAACCGCAAGGAGATCCCGGTGATCTGCGACGAGCAGCTCGTCGTCGAGTACTACGCCCGCTGA
- a CDS encoding ATP-binding protein, whose protein sequence is MQRSHRARRPGPAAPGNLPLELDAFVGRSTELAGLAEALETVRLVTVTGMGGIGKTRFAAHAAVRADVHDGVWRVDLSAVHDPELVEYAVVEALGLTDHTAKPPRQVLLDHVAERRLLLVLDGFEHLVDVTASLVGELLRRAPGLRVLAVGRRPLDIGGERLFPLAPLAGAEAVELFADRAAARVPGFALDEGNRSDVEELCRRLDGIPLAVELAAGRLSALSPAQLLARLEDRFRLLTGGARDTPPRHQTLRTAIGWSHELCTPGERLLWSRLSVFAGQFDLEAAEYVCSGEGLHADDVLDVLGELLAQSVLSREETSAGVRYRMLDTVRAYGADWLEATGDAERLRRRHRDWYMGLATWCELDWFSPRQGEVAARVETELPNLRCALEYSLTAPDEAHLGQYLAGALWFYWVGCGRLSEGRHWLERSVELDGDRDQSRLKALWVLGYVAVLQGDSVPALSALQECREEAERSENAVAVAYAEHRTGCLALVTDDMARAEALLRSALDRYHEIGELNSNVLMGQVELAMALAFQGDMPGAVKLCEDVRRVCEDHGERWALAYALYVLAYQAQVEGDQARARDLLEQGLGIAHTFHDLLGAVLAVELLALVTAVEGDPAEAALLQGAASRMWPSVGLPLFGSAYYNAPHERCAALARRGLGDERYEECVRAGELLGQDAAVARALKGAGAPPLGAVPSPRRLPPDMREPAVSPTAKGGETTG, encoded by the coding sequence ATGCAGCGTTCTCACCGCGCCCGGCGTCCCGGCCCCGCGGCACCCGGCAATCTGCCCCTGGAACTCGACGCGTTCGTGGGGCGCTCCACCGAGCTCGCGGGGCTGGCCGAGGCACTGGAGACGGTCCGGCTGGTCACGGTGACCGGTATGGGAGGCATCGGCAAGACACGGTTCGCCGCGCACGCGGCGGTAAGGGCGGACGTACACGACGGGGTGTGGCGCGTGGACCTGTCCGCGGTGCACGACCCGGAACTCGTCGAGTACGCGGTGGTCGAGGCCCTCGGTCTGACGGACCACACCGCGAAGCCGCCGCGGCAGGTGCTCCTCGACCATGTCGCGGAGCGCCGGCTCCTCCTGGTCCTGGACGGTTTCGAGCACCTGGTGGACGTGACCGCCTCGCTGGTGGGCGAGTTGCTGCGGCGGGCACCCGGACTGCGGGTGCTGGCCGTGGGCCGCAGACCGCTGGACATCGGGGGCGAGCGGCTGTTCCCGCTGGCTCCGCTGGCCGGGGCGGAGGCGGTGGAGCTGTTCGCGGACCGGGCGGCCGCCCGGGTGCCCGGGTTCGCGCTGGACGAGGGGAACCGCTCCGATGTCGAGGAGCTCTGCCGGCGGCTCGACGGAATCCCGCTGGCGGTGGAGCTGGCGGCGGGACGGCTCAGCGCCCTCTCCCCCGCGCAGCTCCTCGCCCGGCTGGAGGACCGCTTCCGGCTGCTGACCGGCGGTGCGCGCGACACGCCTCCGCGGCACCAGACCCTGCGGACGGCCATCGGCTGGAGCCATGAACTGTGCACTCCGGGGGAACGGCTGCTGTGGTCGCGGTTGTCGGTGTTCGCCGGGCAGTTCGACCTGGAGGCCGCCGAGTACGTGTGCAGCGGCGAGGGCCTGCACGCCGACGACGTCCTCGATGTGCTGGGCGAACTGCTCGCGCAGTCGGTGCTGTCGCGCGAGGAGACGTCGGCGGGGGTGCGCTACCGGATGCTGGACACGGTCCGGGCCTACGGCGCGGACTGGCTGGAGGCGACGGGCGACGCGGAGCGGCTGCGGCGCCGGCACCGCGACTGGTACATGGGTCTGGCCACCTGGTGCGAGCTGGACTGGTTCTCACCGCGGCAGGGCGAGGTGGCGGCGCGCGTCGAGACGGAGCTGCCGAATCTGCGCTGCGCCCTGGAGTACTCGCTGACCGCACCGGACGAGGCGCACCTGGGCCAGTACCTGGCGGGCGCCCTGTGGTTCTACTGGGTCGGCTGCGGCCGGCTCTCCGAGGGCAGGCACTGGCTGGAGCGCAGCGTCGAGCTCGACGGCGACCGCGATCAGTCGCGGCTGAAGGCCCTGTGGGTGCTGGGCTATGTGGCGGTCCTCCAGGGGGACTCGGTGCCCGCGCTATCCGCGCTCCAGGAGTGCCGCGAGGAGGCGGAGCGCTCGGAGAACGCGGTAGCGGTCGCCTACGCGGAGCACCGCACCGGCTGTCTGGCCCTGGTCACGGACGACATGGCCCGCGCCGAAGCCCTGCTGCGCTCGGCGCTGGACCGCTATCACGAGATCGGCGAGCTCAACAGCAATGTGCTGATGGGCCAGGTGGAGCTCGCGATGGCGCTCGCCTTCCAGGGCGACATGCCGGGCGCGGTGAAGCTGTGCGAGGACGTCCGCAGGGTCTGCGAGGACCACGGGGAACGCTGGGCGCTGGCGTACGCGCTGTACGTCCTGGCGTACCAGGCCCAGGTCGAGGGCGATCAGGCACGGGCCCGGGATCTTCTGGAGCAGGGCCTCGGTATCGCGCACACCTTCCACGATCTGCTCGGCGCCGTCCTCGCGGTCGAGCTGCTCGCCCTGGTCACGGCGGTGGAGGGCGACCCGGCCGAGGCCGCGCTGCTCCAGGGGGCGGCTTCGCGGATGTGGCCGTCGGTGGGTCTGCCGCTGTTCGGCTCCGCCTACTACAACGCGCCGCACGAGCGCTGTGCGGCCCTGGCCAGGCGGGGGCTGGGCGACGAGCGGTACGAGGAGTGCGTACGGGCGGGAGAGCTGCTGGGGCAGGACGCGGCGGTCGCCCGTGCGCTCAAGGGGGCCGGGGCTCCGCCGCTCGGGGCGGTGCCGTCGCCGCGCAGGCTGCCCCCGGACATGCGAGAGCCCGCCGTCTCGCCCACCGCGAAGGGCGGGGAGACGACGGGCTGA
- a CDS encoding peptidylprolyl isomerase: MVSQEQRRRQLAREKFLRQQQRRTSARRRTHTRNAVIAAVVGVVVAGGATAYATGVFKSDGKKANAGAEVTPSASPSAAPSKAPDPCAKPAAGSVKTLTWKKEPAVTIDTSAAYTMKMATTCGDIDIALKASAAPHTVNSFDFLAGKGYFDHTKCHRLTTNGIYVLQCGDPTAQGSGGPGYTIPDENLKDKTLTSGVYPAGTIAMANTGQKHTGGSQYFLVYQDSKLPPSYTPFGTISKSGLTVLKKIAAAGESTGQGDGAPNATVVINKMTVTKS, translated from the coding sequence GTGGTCAGCCAGGAACAGCGGCGGCGTCAGCTCGCCCGGGAGAAGTTCTTGCGACAGCAGCAGCGCCGCACATCCGCGCGGCGCAGGACCCATACACGTAACGCGGTGATCGCGGCGGTCGTCGGCGTGGTCGTCGCGGGCGGTGCGACGGCCTACGCGACCGGGGTCTTCAAGAGCGACGGCAAGAAGGCCAACGCGGGCGCGGAGGTGACGCCGAGCGCGTCTCCCAGCGCCGCGCCGAGCAAGGCGCCCGATCCGTGCGCGAAGCCCGCCGCGGGCTCGGTGAAGACGCTCACGTGGAAGAAGGAGCCGGCGGTCACCATCGACACGTCCGCGGCCTACACCATGAAGATGGCGACCACCTGCGGTGACATCGACATCGCCCTCAAGGCGTCCGCCGCCCCGCACACGGTGAACTCGTTCGACTTCCTGGCCGGCAAGGGCTATTTCGACCACACCAAGTGCCACCGGCTCACCACCAACGGCATCTACGTGCTGCAGTGCGGTGACCCGACGGCCCAGGGCTCCGGCGGTCCCGGCTACACGATCCCGGACGAGAATCTGAAGGACAAGACGCTGACGAGCGGTGTGTACCCGGCGGGCACGATCGCCATGGCCAACACCGGCCAGAAGCACACCGGCGGAAGCCAGTACTTCCTGGTGTACCAGGACAGTAAGCTTCCGCCCAGTTACACACCGTTCGGAACTATTTCCAAGTCCGGCCTGACGGTCCTGAAGAAGATCGCGGCGGCCGGCGAGAGCACGGGCCAGGGCGACGGGGCACCCAACGCGACGGTCGTCATCAACAAGATGACCGTGACGAAATCCTGA
- a CDS encoding ABC transporter permease encodes MTTTDVHPRTRTANGRLPGAWGLGLRRGALEIRQFFRQRDQVVFTFAFPVVFLFLFASIFSNDVKGAGITASQLYVPAMMAAGIMSTSFQSLGISIAIERDEKVLRRLRGTPMPPAAYFFGKIWLVLVTGALETAVLLVVGTTLYGVDLPSDPGRWADFGWIFVLGLTACALLGIAISSVPKSGRSATSVVVLPFLVLQFISGVYISIDTIPDWMLNIGALFPLKWMCQGLRGVFLPDSAKVLEQAGDWEFGRIALVLGAWCVGGLLLCLLTFRWKSRRDG; translated from the coding sequence ATGACCACGACCGACGTACACCCGCGTACGAGGACCGCGAACGGCCGGCTGCCCGGCGCCTGGGGGCTGGGGCTGCGGCGCGGCGCTCTGGAGATCAGGCAGTTCTTCCGGCAGCGGGACCAGGTGGTGTTCACCTTCGCCTTCCCGGTGGTCTTCCTGTTCCTGTTCGCGTCGATCTTCAGCAACGACGTGAAGGGCGCGGGCATCACCGCCTCCCAGCTGTACGTCCCGGCGATGATGGCCGCGGGCATCATGTCGACCAGCTTCCAGTCCCTCGGCATCTCGATCGCGATCGAGCGGGACGAGAAGGTGCTGCGCCGGCTGCGCGGCACACCGATGCCGCCGGCCGCGTACTTCTTCGGCAAGATATGGCTGGTTCTCGTGACCGGCGCCCTGGAGACGGCGGTCCTGCTCGTCGTCGGCACCACGCTGTACGGCGTGGACCTGCCCTCGGACCCCGGCAGGTGGGCGGACTTCGGCTGGATCTTCGTCCTGGGTCTGACGGCCTGCGCCCTGCTCGGCATCGCGATCAGTTCGGTCCCGAAGTCGGGCAGGAGCGCCACGTCCGTGGTCGTCCTGCCCTTCCTGGTGCTCCAGTTCATCTCCGGCGTCTACATCTCCATCGACACCATCCCGGACTGGATGCTGAACATCGGCGCGCTGTTCCCCCTCAAGTGGATGTGCCAGGGGCTGCGCGGGGTGTTCCTGCCCGACTCCGCCAAGGTCCTCGAACAGGCCGGTGACTGGGAGTTCGGGCGGATCGCCCTGGTGCTCGGCGCGTGGTGCGTCGGCGGGCTTCTGCTGTGCCTGCTGACCTTCCGCTGGAAGTCCCGGCGCGACGGCTGA
- a CDS encoding ABC transporter ATP-binding protein, whose product MTAHADQLAVDVRGLRKQYGDVTAVDGIDLGIRQGEVFGLLGPNGAGKSTTVEILQGNRRRDAGEVSVLGSDPATATRAWRSRVGIVWQDESAPAELTVGETVRHFSRYYPNPRDPEEVIGLVGLEEKTGSRIKSLSGGQRRRLDVALGVIGGPELLLLDEPTTGFDPAARRQFWELIRKLADEGTTILLTTHYLEEAEALANRLAVIARGRVVAEGEPAALRERFGTEATVEWTEGDGSPRSERTDTPTRTVAELTHRFDGEIPGLRVSRPTLEDVYLRLTGLEDAR is encoded by the coding sequence ATGACAGCACACGCGGATCAACTCGCGGTGGACGTACGGGGGCTGCGCAAGCAGTACGGGGACGTCACCGCCGTCGACGGCATCGATCTCGGTATCCGGCAGGGCGAGGTGTTCGGCCTGCTCGGACCGAACGGCGCGGGCAAGAGCACCACCGTGGAGATCCTCCAGGGCAACCGGCGGCGGGACGCGGGCGAGGTCTCCGTGCTCGGCTCGGACCCGGCGACGGCCACGCGCGCGTGGCGCTCACGCGTCGGAATCGTCTGGCAGGACGAATCAGCGCCCGCCGAGTTGACGGTGGGGGAGACCGTGAGGCATTTCTCCCGTTATTACCCGAATCCACGCGACCCCGAGGAAGTCATCGGTCTGGTCGGCCTGGAGGAGAAGACGGGCAGTCGGATCAAGTCGCTGTCGGGTGGCCAGCGCCGGCGGCTCGATGTGGCCCTCGGGGTGATCGGCGGCCCCGAACTGCTGCTCCTGGACGAGCCGACCACCGGCTTCGACCCGGCGGCACGGCGGCAGTTCTGGGAACTGATCCGCAAGCTGGCCGACGAGGGCACCACCATCCTTTTGACCACGCACTACCTGGAGGAGGCCGAAGCCCTCGCGAACCGGCTGGCCGTCATCGCGCGGGGCCGGGTCGTCGCCGAGGGCGAACCGGCCGCGCTGCGCGAGCGCTTCGGTACCGAGGCCACCGTCGAGTGGACGGAGGGCGACGGCAGCCCGCGCAGCGAGCGCACGGACACCCCCACCAGGACGGTCGCCGAACTCACGCACCGCTTCGACGGGGAGATCCCGGGGCTCCGGGTGAGCCGCCCCACCCTGGAGGACGTCTATCTGCGGCTGACCGGGCTGGAGGACGCGCGATGA
- a CDS encoding replication-associated recombination protein A, protein MEPDLFTAAAEERQEKDPSSSPLAVRMRPRTLDEVVGQQHLLKPGSPLRRLVAEGSGGPAGPSSVILWGPPGTGKTTLAYVVSKATDKRFVELSAITAGVKEVRAVIEGARRATGGYGKETVLFLDEIHRFSKAQQDSLLPAVENRWVTLIAATTENPYFSVISPLLSRSLLLTLEPLTDDDLRGLLRRALASERGLKETVALPGDAEEHLLRIAGGDARRALTALEAAAGAALDKGEPEITLQTLEETVDRAAVKYDRDGDQHYDVASALIKSIRGSDVDAALHYLARMIEAGEDPRFIARRLMISASEDIGLADPNALPIAVAAAQAVAMIGFPEAALTLSHATIALALAPKSNAATMAIGAAMEDVRKGHAGPVPTHLRDGHYKGAAKLGHAQGYVYPHDLPEGIAAQRYAPEELADREYYTPTRHGAEARYADAVEWTRKRLGRGR, encoded by the coding sequence GTGGAGCCCGACCTGTTCACCGCCGCGGCAGAAGAACGCCAGGAGAAGGACCCGTCCAGCAGCCCCCTGGCGGTGCGGATGCGTCCGCGCACCCTCGACGAAGTCGTGGGGCAGCAGCATCTGCTGAAACCGGGCTCACCCCTGCGCAGACTTGTCGCGGAGGGGAGCGGCGGCCCGGCCGGACCGTCCTCGGTGATCCTCTGGGGTCCGCCGGGCACCGGCAAGACGACCCTCGCGTACGTCGTCTCCAAGGCCACCGACAAGCGCTTCGTGGAGCTCTCCGCGATCACCGCGGGCGTCAAGGAAGTGCGCGCGGTCATCGAAGGCGCCCGCCGCGCCACCGGCGGCTACGGCAAGGAGACCGTCCTCTTCCTGGACGAGATCCACCGCTTCAGCAAGGCCCAGCAGGACTCCCTGCTCCCGGCCGTGGAGAACCGCTGGGTGACCCTGATCGCCGCGACCACCGAGAACCCGTACTTCTCGGTGATCTCACCGCTGCTCTCCCGCTCCCTCCTCCTCACCCTCGAACCGCTCACGGACGACGACCTGCGCGGCCTGCTGCGCCGGGCCCTCGCCTCCGAGCGCGGTCTGAAGGAGACCGTCGCCCTGCCAGGCGACGCCGAGGAGCATCTGCTGCGGATCGCCGGCGGCGACGCCCGCCGCGCACTGACCGCCCTGGAGGCCGCGGCCGGCGCGGCCCTCGACAAGGGCGAGCCCGAGATCACCCTCCAGACGCTGGAGGAGACGGTCGACCGGGCCGCGGTGAAGTACGACCGCGACGGGGACCAGCACTACGACGTGGCCAGCGCGCTCATCAAGTCCATCCGCGGCTCCGACGTGGACGCCGCCCTGCACTATCTGGCCCGGATGATCGAGGCGGGCGAGGACCCCCGCTTCATCGCCCGCCGGCTGATGATCTCCGCCAGCGAGGACATCGGCCTCGCCGACCCGAACGCGCTGCCCATAGCGGTGGCCGCCGCCCAGGCCGTCGCGATGATCGGCTTCCCCGAGGCCGCGCTCACCCTCAGCCACGCCACCATCGCCCTCGCGCTGGCCCCGAAGTCCAACGCCGCGACCATGGCCATCGGCGCCGCCATGGAGGACGTGCGCAAGGGCCACGCGGGTCCGGTGCCGACGCATCTGCGCGACGGGCACTACAAGGGCGCGGCCAAGCTCGGGCACGCGCAGGGCTATGTGTACCCGCACGACCTGCCCGAGGGCATCGCGGCCCAGCGGTACGCGCCCGAGGAGCTCGCGGACCGGGAGTACTACACACCGACCCGGCACGGCGCCGAGGCGCGCTACGCGGACGCGGTGGAGTGGACCCGCAAGCGCCTCGGTAGAGGGCGGTAG
- the hisS gene encoding histidine--tRNA ligase, which translates to MSTFQAPKGTYDLIPPDSAKYLAVREAIAAPLRDSGYGYIETPGFENVELFARGVGESTDIVTKEMYAFETKGGDRLALRPEGTASVLRAALEANLHKAGNLPVKLWYSGSYYRYERPQKGRYRHFSQVGAEAIGAEDPALDAELIILADQAYRSLGLRNFRILLNSLGDKECRPVYRAALQDFLRGLDLDEDTLRRAEINPLRVLDDKREDVQKQLGGAPLLRDYLCDACKAYHEEVRDLITAAGVSFEDDPKLVRGLDYYTRTTFEFVHDGLGSQSAVGGGGRYDGLSEMIGGPALPSVGWALGVDRTVLALEAEGVELELPAATSVFAVPLGEEARRTLFGVVTELRRAGVAADFSYGAKGLKGAMKNANRSGARYTIVAGERDLAEGVVQLKDMESGEQTAVGVGEIVADLRSRLS; encoded by the coding sequence GTGAGTACTTTCCAGGCCCCCAAGGGCACGTACGACCTGATTCCGCCGGACAGCGCCAAGTACCTCGCCGTCCGCGAGGCCATCGCCGCGCCGCTGCGCGACTCCGGCTACGGCTACATCGAGACGCCCGGCTTCGAGAACGTCGAACTGTTCGCGCGCGGTGTCGGTGAGTCCACCGACATCGTGACCAAGGAGATGTACGCCTTCGAGACCAAGGGCGGCGACAGGCTGGCCCTGCGCCCCGAGGGCACCGCCTCGGTGCTGCGCGCGGCGCTGGAGGCCAACCTGCACAAGGCGGGCAACCTCCCCGTCAAGCTCTGGTACTCGGGCTCGTACTACCGCTACGAGCGTCCCCAGAAGGGCCGTTACCGCCACTTCTCCCAGGTGGGCGCCGAGGCGATCGGAGCCGAGGACCCGGCGCTCGACGCCGAGCTGATCATCCTGGCGGACCAGGCGTACCGGTCGCTCGGGCTGCGGAACTTCCGCATCCTGCTGAACAGCCTGGGCGACAAGGAGTGCCGCCCCGTCTACCGGGCCGCGCTGCAGGACTTCCTGCGCGGCCTGGACCTCGACGAGGACACGCTGCGCCGCGCCGAGATCAACCCGCTGCGGGTGCTCGACGACAAGCGCGAGGACGTCCAGAAGCAGTTGGGCGGGGCCCCGTTGCTGCGCGACTACCTCTGTGACGCCTGCAAGGCGTACCACGAGGAGGTGCGCGACCTGATCACGGCCGCGGGCGTCTCCTTCGAGGACGACCCGAAGCTGGTGCGGGGGCTCGACTACTACACGCGCACCACCTTCGAGTTCGTGCACGACGGTCTCGGATCGCAGTCCGCGGTGGGCGGCGGCGGCCGTTACGACGGGCTGTCCGAGATGATCGGCGGACCCGCGCTGCCGTCCGTCGGCTGGGCGCTGGGTGTCGACCGTACGGTGCTGGCACTGGAGGCGGAGGGCGTGGAGCTCGAACTCCCCGCGGCCACCAGCGTGTTCGCGGTCCCGCTCGGGGAGGAGGCCCGCCGGACGCTCTTCGGTGTGGTCACCGAACTGCGCAGGGCCGGTGTCGCCGCCGACTTCTCGTACGGCGCGAAGGGGCTCAAGGGCGCGATGAAGAACGCGAATCGCAGCGGGGCCCGCTACACGATCGTCGCCGGTGAGCGTGATCTCGCCGAGGGCGTCGTGCAGTTGAAGGACATGGAGTCCGGGGAGCAGACGGCGGTCGGCGTCGGCGAGATCGTGGCCGACCTGCGGTCCCGCCTGAGCTGA